The following coding sequences are from one Diadema setosum chromosome 9, eeDiaSeto1, whole genome shotgun sequence window:
- the LOC140233220 gene encoding Y+L amino acid transporter 2-like yields MAASSDNVGVSDKPSTPTTSASQKVVLRKQVSLLDCVALCAGTIIGSGIFISPKGVLANTGSLGMSLIVWVASGFLSIMGALSYAELGTTFAKSGGDFVFLLDGLSPLLAFLRLWTSIVSIRTGGWTVLSITFAKYALAPFFYGCDDALFLAERLLAIPAVIPIVFSCFALFVVVMSLYSAPVECGIGLAITAAVIPVYLVGVKWQTKPVWFVGMSGLEFSRVEHHHHGNTAWALKMSSWMQDGDLLLQCLLRKQIVPHDEVQFFQGQLRVEEENLVGRHFQGWGIITMATSSWAL; encoded by the exons ATGGCTGCTAGTAGTGACAATGTGGGTGTCAGCGATAAACCGTCGACGCCGACCACCTCGGCGTCGCAGAAAGTGGTCCTTCGTAAGCAGGTGTCCCTCCTCGACTGTGTCGCTCTGTGTGCCGGCACCATCATCGGGTCTGGAATCTTTATCTCCCCGAAAGGCGTGCTGGCGAACACGGGGAGCCTCGGGATGTCGCTGATCGTGTGGGTTGCCAGCGGATTCTTATCCATCATGGGTGCTCTGAGCTACGCCGAGCTCGGCACGACGTTCGCCAAGTCCGGCGGCGACTTCGTCTTCCTCTTGGATGGGTTGTCCCCTCTCCTTGCTTTCCTCCGCCTGTGGACGTCGATAGTGTCTATAAGGACGGGGGGTTGGACTGTGCTCTCGATCACCTTCGCGAAGTACGCCTTAGCTCCTTTCTTCTACGGCTGCGACGATGCTCTTTTTCTCGCTGAACGGCTTCTTGCG ATTCCCGCGGTTATTCCAATCGTATTTTCGTGCTTCGCCTTGTTCGTTGTGGTCATGTCGTTGTACTCGGCACCCGTGGAGTGTGGGATAGGTCTGGCCATAACAGCCGCTGTTATCCCCGTCTACCTGGTAGGCGTGAAATGGCAAACCAAGCCAGTTTGGTTTGTCGGAATGTcgg GTTTGGAATTTTCAAGGGTGGAAcatcatcaccatggcaacacagcTTGGGCTCTTAAAATGTCCTCATGGATGCAGGATGGTGATCTTCTTCTCCAGTGTCTGCTTAGGAAACAGATAGTCCCTCATGATGAGGTCCAGTTCTTCCAGGGCCAGCTACGTGTGGAGGAGGAGAACCTCGTCGGTCGTCATTTTCAAGGGTGGGGcatcatcaccatggcaacatcaTCTTGGGCTCTTTGA